The sequence CCCCTCTAGATGCAAGTTTTGGAGGAACCTTATGCAACAATTTCAAGTAGTtgccaccaaaaaaaaataaaaagggaaacAACCATCAACAAGAgtaaaaatgtaaacataaataCCTCCTTCACTAATTTCTGTCTTCTTATCTGGTGCAatccgcatgggcgccgccatcttggtgaagatagtCGCTCccggtgacgtcatcgggggcggcaaaCGGTAGCCATGACAATcgtgggtcttctgaagacccaaggctttctggttgtaatgaatgaggagttaaatccccatatactgccatactgtaatatgacagtatatggtcggatcagtcagacaacctagggttgaagtaaACTAGGgcgtctgaaaaattgtaaaaaatactttaaataagttttttaaaagtatattaaaaaaccctaaaaattcaaatcaccccctttctctagaagtcatataaattaacagtaaaaatcataaacaaattaggtattgCCGGATCccaaaattcctgatctatcaaaatataataatggtttttcactgcatttaaccccgtaatggaaaatagtgctcgaagtcgaaaatggcactttttggccattttggaaaaatataaaaaaattcaataaaaagtgatcaacaggcTGCAGAGtccaaaaatagaagcattgaaaacatcatcaaaaatcACAAAGAAATGATACCACCCACTGCTCCATAcacttaagtatgaaaaagttattagtgccagaaaatgatggaaaataaagaaagtaatgaaaaaaaaattgtacaggaggttttaatttttgtaaatgtatgaaaacataactatacaaatttggtatccctgtgaccgcactggcccaaagaataaagtagacatgtcatttggggtgcatagtGAAGGCCTTAAAAGCCAAGTGtacgacgcaaatgcgttttttcaacaatttcactgcatttggatataGATGTTCGAAGGTGGCCAGTGAAATATGGAAATgcgaaaatgaaaaagggcctcggcagcAAGGGGTATATCAAATAGCATGTTGGTACATATCGCCAACACTTCTATCCACTATGCATAATGTCCACCCCTTATTCACATACTAGAGCATAATACAAACTGGCAGTCAAAAGTCTAATATCTTACGGTGCAATCAGCCTCACACTTGTAGTCCTCTCCTGTAAACTAAGAAGACAGAGCATCTGCTCCATAAGGCGGCACCACGCAGACACACTGCACATGCCCAAGCCATTTCCAACATACAGTGCTCTGTTAAGCACaccactactagtactgcccaaAATTGGCTGTGTTGGTGGTCCGGTACTACCTAGACTGGACAAGGGACCTTGCAAAAATGGAACAGCTAATTAATATTGAAATAGCAGGGCAATAAGTACTGCGCCCATGTTCATCTACAAGTAGTGGGATTGAATTTATGCTACAAAGTAAAGCAaagtacactatgtacaaacaAAAGTCACTAAGTAAACAATAAAactgtataaaatattatatcTAGTTATATGCATGACTTTAACCTTGTCATGTCATAAAGTTCTCTCACTCACATGAGATCCATCTTGCTTCCTGTTGGAGTAATAAAAGCTGATAATAACCAACCTATTCCAATGGTGGGACGTGTTCTAAAGCAGCAAACCTTAAGACTTTTGGATCCTCATTGAGGCACTTCCTCACATGCTCAGTACTCTGTCACCAGTCTTTATTTATTGAACATGTTCCCAAATCTCACAAATAATCTCCTTATCATTTCtccaatatgaaaaaaaaaatggcatgggTATAAGATTATGTAAGCAACAAACTCTATTTTGCATGTTAAAAATAGTTTTACCTATAGCCTTTGGTCCCCAAACTCCCACACCCCAAATTTCCTTTAGGGTTGCTTCTTTCTAACCAAATTTCCTTTTATACAGACTTTTGATGAAACTGTGGTATGAACATTCCAGTATTTATTTGAGCTGGGGGCTGATAATGTAGGGCTTTTTCCATGTTAGTCTGGTCTCAGCCACTGCTTGGCTGGAATATGAGATGAAGATGTAGTGTGCAGTAACAAGCAGGCTGCATTTTTTGTGTCACAGTTGGTCAGGCACCATCTTGGGTGAGATTCACAGGCCTGAGCCATGAGTCCCAGTGAAGGAGGACAGAGCATAAAAGTGAAGACAGGTGTGAATACTTGTAAAAGTGGTAGTGTAAAGTAACTATGAAACAAATAGGTccaaaactggaaatcggaaagAATATAGAAGACAAGGGGCGCTCCTATAGTGTATTACCCTTTTGATAACACAAATTAAAAGTGCAATGAACTACTAACCTGAAGAGGTTGTGCATGTAGGGCACAACTCCTAATGTCGTTTCTATGATGGGCCTTTTACTGCTGCCGCGTTTGTGGTGCTGTTTTCTTCCCCAGTGTTGGAAAAACATTTCCCAGTCATATATCAATCTCCGGTATAGGGCGTTCTTTGGTTCAGAACGCTAAAATGGTGTTGTAGGTCAAGTCtgctgataaaaaaaataaagccagaTTTAGCAGGCTTGACCTACCAGTGTAATTTTAGCGTTCTGAACCAAAGAACACCCTACAAGGGAGATTAATGCAAGACTTGAATTCAACTTAACACTAGATGATGCTGGGACTACAAACTGTACAACGACTATGCCTTTCAAATATTGTTGGATAACGCTGGAACTGCAGAATTCTTGATTGAACTGAAAAATTATACTGAGAAGTCAACTGGATGATGCAGGAACTGAAAAGTATACAGAGACTGTACCTTAAAGATTTAGCTTGAACTAAAAACTATACTATGACAGCACCCTAAATGATGCTGGAGCTGCAAACTGCAAGCTCTCCCTCCATCTCTATGTGTCTCTCTGTTCCTGTCTCTATCTGTATTTCTCTATTTCTCTCCCCCTCTGTCTTTATCCATATTACCttacatatgtagtgtcatatactcattgcctatagtaaccaatcaaagctcagagctcattatAATGTGGTAAAATGGAAGCTGGGCTGTGGTTGGTTACTGACATAGCAGCCTGCAGACAATGGCTCATGTATTTGGTGGGTGattagtgtattttggaaagcacagggtaAACATTTCAATTCAAAACCTTGTCTATGACATTCTCTGAGTCACAGGAAGCGGCTATGAGAAATTTGGTTATTGTGAAAATGACGGTGCAGATTGCTGTAGTGGATATAcggacacatatacacatacacacactcagctttttaTATTTGATTATGGATCATTAAATATTTGTCTGAATTTTAAACAGTTTTGATTTGTCATGTTAATGAATTAGCATACTTTAGATTTTTTTGGTACACAAAAGCACTCACATTACTTATCTCACAAGTCATTTTACATAATATTCTTATTACAATGTTTGACTTTCCTTTCCAGGTGACATTAAAGGAGATGTATTGAGAGATATCAGCCTTGGTTCCTTTATTCATCATTTGTATTCAGCCTCTGAATTTTTCAAACACACTATAGTACTGAAGGTCAAAGACAGATGCATCATGGAActgaagagatgggtggacagaCGTACAGGAGCATTCGACTGGTGTCATGCTGCACAACTTCATGTAGACATAGAAGGAAACAGGTGAACTATTTGCTTTTGCTGATGTACAAGAGATATGAAGAAAATGTCATAAATTTGTAGCATATGATTTATGTACTATTAGTCATTTTGGCTAAATTTAAGGTACAGAaatgattacatttttttggtcAGTAATCTTTACTTTTCCTCtcacatgaatattttaaatatcttaattttttgttatttttttctgtttcttacAGTGATGAGCTTCAGCACAAACAATGTGAAGTGAGATCCGCGCTGCAACATGTTGTGAAATGTGACATTAAGAAAGAGAATATGACAGAACCAATAGATTTACCACCAGCAGATTGTATCATCAGCGCTTGGCTCCTGGAAGCTATCAGCAAAGACAAAGATGATTATGTCAGAAACCTCAGGAAGTTCTCAAAATTGCTAAAACCTGGAGGACAACTCATATTAGTTGGGTCTTTAGGAGCAACATATTTCAAAATTTACAAAGAGAAGTTTTATTTTCTCACATACGATGAGGAATTTGTCAGGGGAGTTCTAGTTGGAGAAGGCTGCAAAATTGATCATTGCAATGTATGTAGGAGAACAGTTGAGAGTGATCTTGTTGACTATAAGTATGTCATATTCATTGCAGCTCATAAAGAGAAGTAGATTGTGGTAGAAAAATACAGGAGAAATCTTATATGTTCTTATTTACAATTATTATTTTCATATAGAGAAGTCGATTTTGgaataaaaatgctaaatttacAATTTAAAATTATAGAGAAAAACTGATAAGCAGCTTACATAGTCAATTGTAGAAAAGTTGTTTTGCCTTTGAACTAACTGACAAAAAGCAGCCACTACTAGAAGGAGTTATATATCTTTAATTTAAACAATATATTAACCCCTCAACGCCAAGGcccatttttcatttttgagtttccattttttacaccccaccttcaaaaatgtgtcactttttattttttcatgtagagagcagtgaaaatggtaaagacAGCAATTGTACCattttctcgtgggcttggattttacggctttcaagtTGCGTGTCTACCTTATTCTCTGGTTCATTGCGATCACAGGGttaacaaatttgtatatgttttataatgttttcatacatttacagaaattaaaaccttctgtacaaaaaaaaaatatggcagtatatggagattttcctcatcattcattagaAAAAGACTTTGTAAGACCCGattctgtcatggcaaccaatccccaTCCCCCGATGACCTCACAGGAAGGGTGGCAATTGAATCTAAGATGGCAGCTTTTccagaggcatttacagggttaacaccccCGATCGGTGCCAGAAAGCAAccacgggtgttactggtgggtgattGCTGCAATATGAGtgctctccatacacccacagccggcatgtgacatagtagtatgtcacatgtcgcTAAGAGGTTAATGATATGTGCTGCAATAGAATGGCACAGCTGAAAGTAACTTCCTGCAAAATGCTGTTGTATTAAGGAATGTGTCAGCTTTAACTTAAAACTGACACCCTGCTATAACACCCATAATCTGATATAAATGCTATTCACCTCACATAATGAACcccataaagataaaaaatagtTATGGTTTTCATCACATTGCTTCGTAACaatataaaaagtgttcaaaaagtcatatgtgtgccaaaatggttcCAATGAAAGGAGCAAATCATCCATCAAAAATCAAGCCCTTAATCAGATCTGTTGAATAATGTTATgcctccgaaaagatggtgatgcaaaaacaaataagattttcCCTAATTCAGAATCCATCCTGCAAAATTGGCAAcatattggtccacatttattaatggctctgcaccagttttcaaactgattgcacatgtttgcactaagggcccaattcgcgttttcccgtcgtgttacccgaatatttccgttttgcgccgattttccctgtattgccccgggattttggcgcacgcgatcggattgtggcgcatcggcgccggcatgcacgctacGGGGGGTCGTAGCtgagcgaaaacccaacggattcggaaaaaaccgccgcatttaaaacaaaaaatgtgtcgcttgggacacgcttaccttcacttggtccggctcggtgaattccagtgcgttcagatgcttttcagcgcagcagcgccacctggtggacggcggaggtactaccttagtgaatcccggcctgacccgaatccaccgcagagaacgcgccgctggatcgcgaatggaccgggtaagtaaatctgccccattatatacatatatacactgtatatacatatatacacacagataaatacatatagatatacttaccttttagggtgaccGGCCGTGGCTTCAGGTGGGTGTTCAGGCGGGTGGGGGGTCTTTTGTTTGTTGTTCGGCTGGGAGGGGGTTGGCGGTGCTTCTTCAAGCGGGGGGGGCGGAGGTGGGGTGTCGCTTGTtcggacggggagggggggcgccAGGTGCTTGTtcaagtggggggggggctgggcggGGCAATCAAGCGGGTTTTCTTGTTCAGGCGGGCCGGCGGGGGTTGGTTGGTCGGCCACGCATGGCTGGGGATGGGCGGGcgggaggcggtaacttgtgccgaGGGGGGAGGCCTtggaggtggaggcggtgtcacctgtgctgAAGGGGCGGCCTGggaggtggaggcggtgtcacTTGTGACGGGGGCATCTCTGTCGtgcagggagatgagcggggagTCAGTCACCTGAGTCTGGGAGTGGCGGGCATCTCAGACGGGTGGCgtgggaggtgcgatctggtgggggcccctagggggggcaagatggtgggggccccgcctataatccggccctgaccatATGCATCTTGCATGTGCACTGTACAGTGTTCATTGGATTTACATGTGGGAAACTTAATAGAttgaatgctaaattactttgagaaagaACATAGGGCATCATggaatctgtgggcaagctaacctGCCTAagcttgagggcatagataggcagatattagtctccacccacttttaTAGCAGAAAATGCCagcactttggaaagaaaagggcaagcagcacaaagtagatATCGTTCAGTTTGCTTCTAATGGGGGAAtcccatataataatttggtaaaataattataattttaatgTTTTGCTTATACCAAGACTTTTGGATGTAATTTCTCCATTAAATTCCTTTTAACCACTTCGCGACCGCCggccgtgtattcacagcggcggtcgggttacgctgcatggagagggctcacgggctgagccctctccatagccggtaagtctttgctgcatattgcagcaaaggcttaccggtaacacccgcgatcggtgctagcaccgatcgcgggtgttttcacagcgatggttgccggcagcctcaaaatgatagcggcgcatgggcgccgccaccttacctgggatcgccgctccccgtgacgtcatcgggggggcggcgatccgtctccatggtagcctcgggtcttccgaggacccgaggctatttcgttttaaccccttcattacaatgtgctgatagcacattgtaatgaatgaggaggaaaatccccatatactgccatactgtagtatggcagtatatgatagaatcgatcagacaacctagggttgggagtctgaaaaatagtaaaaataaaaataaaaaaaagatttcaaatcacctccctttccctagaactgacataaatataaataaaaagtaaaaatcataaacacattaggtatcgacgcgtcagaaaatgcctgatctgtcaaaatatgataacggtttttcaatgcgtttatccctgtaacggaaaatagtgcccaaagtcgaaaatggcactttttttccattttgaaaaatataaaaaaaatctataaaaagtgatcaaaaggtcgtacagtcctaaaaatgatataattgaaaatattatcaaattttgcaaaaaatgacaccacccaaagctctgtacaccaaagtataaaaaagttattagccccagaagttggcaaaatcaaaaaaataatttttgtataggaggttttaatttttgtaaatgtatgaaaacattataaaacctatacaaatttggtatccccttaatcgtaccgacccaaagaataaatgtcatttggggcgctcagtgaaaaacgtaatatccaagcccacaagaaaatggcgcaaaagcgttttttcaccattttcactgcatttggaatttttttcctgcttccgagtacatggcatggaatatttaataccatcaatatgaatggcaatttgttgcgcagaaaacaagccgtcacacagctctttacgtgtaaaaataaaaaagttatagatttttgaaggtggggagtgaaaaatggacatgaaaaaaccgacatgggcctggtccttaaccgttTAAATAAAGGAAGTTTGCATGGTTTGCAAGATAGGGACTCTTTTTGAGGGTTATCATAGTTCTGTGACTCCATGGGCTGCATCCTGGCATCTATTCAAGCTAAATCTGCTTTTTTGAAGCCCCATGGTACTGCCCTTCTGTATTCATGTGCCCATTCAGCAGTTTATCGCATTTTGTTGGGATAAGGAACACCCATGAATAAATGTGTAACAAACTGTAGGGGACAAGTTTCACCTCAAAAAGTTTTTATGGTGCAGATTTTTGAGCAAATGTTAAAAATAGCTTCTAAAGTTAAGTCTTATACTAGCCGTAAACAGAATGTTAAAAAGTAGTGTGAACATAAAGCAAATATATGTTCACAGTTATTGAGTCGTTTGGATGGTGTGACTATTTGAAATATATCAATTAAAAGTGTTTAAAAAGTCCCATTTTCCCCACTTTTTGACTCAATTTTCAATGTTTTCATAAATGAACCCAAAGCATATCTCCCAAATGTTGCTATCTATACTTATTTGTTTTCATTCAGTATTAACCTATTAGTGACACGGTTTGAAAAGGCTCTAGTCACTGGGTATTTTTAGcaaatttaaaactttttaagcgatttaaaacttttttaaatttaaaaattttttgtgttttttttcaggacactagagctagttaaaacgtaataaaagtttaaacatttttttttttaatttatattttcatttggggtaaaaaagtggaaaaaagtatttttagtaatttatagtaaatatgtttttaattttcaatTTAATTTTTTAGCTTTAAgttaacattattaatgaattccataTTTTTTCAGTCATTTTGATAGagttggcagcaacctggtaggccacagagtggcacaatgagagagtgtggaggtggcggcagcaggaggccacagagtggcacaatgacagagtgtggaggtggcaacaatctggtaggccacagattggcacaatgacagtgtggaggtggcagcaacctggtaggccacagagtggcacaatgacggagtgtggaggtggcaactgCCACATGAGGTCAAATCCATTTAAATTTGGgtttgaagattagagaccccacatgcatcatacattacagttttcttgAAAATatgatgtctttgccaaaaaagaactgcaaaggtggaaCCAGCtgaagcatgaggtcagagagttgcacaatgacaaattctggagctggcagcaacttgggaggccacattgtggcacaatgacagagtgtggaggtggaagaaacatggtaagccacaaagtggtacaatgacagagtggaggtggcggtaACATGGtaagccaaa comes from Engystomops pustulosus chromosome 6, aEngPut4.maternal, whole genome shotgun sequence and encodes:
- the LOC140065743 gene encoding nicotinamide N-methyltransferase-like isoform X1 — protein: MDSSAHKIYHIHECDSRQMLEHYFSCNQEMVFEEDFLKFPIQNFIKTFKSGDIKGDVLRDISLGSFIHHLYSASEFFKHTIVLKVKDRCIMELKRWVDRRTGAFDWCHAAQLHVDIEGNSDELQHKQCEVRSALQHVVKCDIKKENMTEPIDLPPADCIISAWLLEAISKDKDDYVRNLRKFSKLLKPGGQLILVGSLGATYFKIYKEKFYFLTYDEEFVRGVLVGEGCKIDHCNVCRRTVESDLVDYKYVIFIAAHKEK
- the LOC140065743 gene encoding indolethylamine N-methyltransferase-like isoform X2: MLEDYLSCNQGMVFEEDFLKFPIQNFIDTFKSGDIKGDVLRDISLGSFIHHLYSASEFFKHTIVLKVKDRCIMELKRWVDRRTGAFDWCHAAQLHVDIEGNSDELQHKQCEVRSALQHVVKCDIKKENMTEPIDLPPADCIISAWLLEAISKDKDDYVRNLRKFSKLLKPGGQLILVGSLGATYFKIYKEKFYFLTYDEEFVRGVLVGEGCKIDHCNVCRRTVESDLVDYKYVIFIAAHKEK